The Candidatus Omnitrophota bacterium DNA window TAAGCATAGACATCCCTATCCTTCCAGAGGCCCATAAAGTCATCGTGCATCTTAACGGAATTTTTTGACCGAGAAAGGTCGAGCATCGTTATAACTATCTTGGTTTTAAGCGATGGGTTCTTTGATTTTGCATTTATAAGCTCGCGTATCAATTTATACGAACGCGTAAAATCGTTGCTCTTTCCCCTGATCTTCTTGGCGCTTTCGTCGTCGATCGCATCCATGGCGAATTTTATGACTCCGACTCCGGCTTCCATCATTTTTATAAATTTATCCACATCTATATTTGCTGGCACGCAGGAGAAATAGGTCGGGATATTATATTTTGAACATAAAGCAATTCTTTCTACAAGATAAGGGTCCAGCGGCGGCTCACCATAACCGTGCAAGATCAGCGACTTTGATACCGTATAAAAATAAAACGCGTTTTCACTTTTATCCGATGGATGAATACGATATTCATCTGCGATAAATTTCCAGAAGCTATCCATCGCCTCTTTTTTGTGAGGCATTATCTGTTTTATGACTTTTTCAAAAAGCCCCATCTTCATAACCTGCGCGGGACGCCTCATCAGGCTTGTACGCGGGCACATCTTGCATTTCATATTGCAAGCATTGGTCGTTTCGATATTAAAAACACACGGATATTCATCTGTATGCTTCCTAAGGATTGCCGACACTTCGGCCTGGCGGATATGGGATTTCATATCGAC harbors:
- a CDS encoding SPASM domain-containing protein; translated protein: MFDISFFRTTSEIKKKIVDMKSHIRQAEVSAILRKHTDEYPCVFNIETTNACNMKCKMCPRTSLMRRPAQVMKMGLFEKVIKQIMPHKKEAMDSFWKFIADEYRIHPSDKSENAFYFYTVSKSLILHGYGEPPLDPYLVERIALCSKYNIPTYFSCVPANIDVDKFIKMMEAGVGVIKFAMDAIDDESAKKIRGKSNDFTRSYKLIRELINAKSKNPSLKTKIVITMLDLSRSKNSVKMHDDFMGLWKDRDVYAYIKSQDNQWYYKDDDAGKPRSHYETQYCEFPWTSMTVMVDGSVVPCTQDYNCEMVLGNANSQTLKEIWNSVDYKNFRRWHINGDFPKDHKCYTRCDQKLICKRLKKEINNERFPQYEG